Proteins from one Flavobacterium branchiarum genomic window:
- a CDS encoding RHS repeat domain-containing protein produces the protein MSQHVEYLPFGNVLFEEHSSSFSNPYLFNGKELDRETDMSYYGARFLDMKTSLWLSVDPLAEKMPNHGAYVFSFNNPIGFIDPDGKEPIDPPNIKGISSVFNVMSNRKWINYNNNITRTRTFLGFEISRTSKHEQCADYSRLQVEQGANGNYTAEGSKNRIDMYLKNGGDNSKLDLQKGINVIVKNLKEGKAVMAGIMYDSKKETGNPNTATNHYVTIVGMGTDDKGVYFSYYDNYSSGKGERVGTDLTKNKFRLVKGSNNSYYFGDIDNNIPLNGNENRPVDNKEGKPARYILTEVRDNN, from the coding sequence ATTAGTCAACATGTCGAGTACCTTCCATTTGGAAATGTACTCTTTGAGGAGCATAGTTCATCTTTTTCTAATCCGTATTTGTTTAATGGAAAAGAATTGGACAGAGAAACAGATATGTCCTATTACGGTGCTAGGTTTTTGGATATGAAGACGAGTCTGTGGTTGAGTGTTGATCCGTTGGCTGAGAAGATGCCAAATCATGGTGCTTATGTTTTTAGTTTTAATAATCCTATTGGGTTTATTGATCCAGATGGTAAAGAGCCAATAGATCCTCCAAACATTAAAGGAATTTCTTCCGTATTTAATGTCATGAGTAATCGGAAATGGATTAATTATAATAATAATATTACAAGAACAAGAACGTTCTTAGGTTTTGAAATAAGTAGAACTTCAAAACATGAGCAATGTGCAGATTATAGCAGATTACAAGTAGAACAAGGAGCAAATGGGAATTACACAGCAGAAGGTTCAAAAAACAGAATCGATATGTACTTGAAGAATGGTGGAGATAATTCTAAACTTGATTTGCAGAAAGGTATAAATGTTATTGTTAAAAATCTTAAAGAAGGTAAAGCTGTTATGGCTGGAATTATGTATGACTCTAAAAAAGAAACAGGAAATCCAAATACGGCAACAAATCATTACGTCACAATAGTAGGTATGGGGACAGATGATAAAGGAGTATATTTTTCTTATTATGATAATTACAGTAGTGGAAAAGGAGAGAGAGTAGGTACAGATTTAACAAAAAATAAGTTCAGACTAGTGAAAGGTAGTAACAATAGTTATTATTTTGGAGATATTGATAACAATATTCCGTTAAATGGAAATGAAAATAGACCGGTAGATAATAAAGAAGGTAAACCTGCGAGATATATATTAACAGAAGTTAGAGATAACAATTAA
- a CDS encoding RHS repeat-associated core domain-containing protein, with translation MAYLPFGNVLFEEHSSSFSSPYLFNGKELDRETGLSYFHARYYDNKYNIWLNVDKKAERFQNYGSYIYAFNNPVRFVDPDGNAPIDPPGTWGKIKAYADYQWNTKIPNDLKNIRNELDNGWRFEKGLKGGKAGGYDFRSSFRNTDDSRGKVQKRRGNNNTQVVDISGIDALSTFLSFSAGTKTISKSGKIVGVLTDYAKAVQATPNAWFISQNTGDAVNQEIIEITNKFYTDNVNHNSGEKKVVERVSVTKDTMINTKDKAKVILNQRRKNEARRQEEQRKLD, from the coding sequence GTGGCGTACCTTCCATTTGGAAATGTACTCTTTGAGGAGCATAGTTCATCTTTTTCTAGTCCGTATTTGTTTAATGGCAAAGAATTGGACAGAGAAACTGGGCTAAGCTATTTTCATGCAAGATACTATGATAATAAATATAATATTTGGTTAAATGTTGATAAAAAAGCAGAGAGATTCCAGAATTATGGAAGTTATATATATGCTTTTAATAATCCTGTTCGTTTTGTTGACCCTGATGGTAATGCGCCAATAGATCCTCCAGGGACGTGGGGTAAAATCAAAGCTTATGCGGATTATCAATGGAATACAAAAATCCCTAATGATTTAAAAAATATAAGAAATGAACTTGATAATGGATGGCGTTTTGAAAAAGGTTTGAAAGGCGGAAAAGCAGGCGGTTATGATTTTAGAAGCAGTTTTAGAAATACTGATGATTCAAGAGGGAAAGTTCAGAAAAGAAGAGGGAATAACAATACGCAAGTTGTTGATATATCAGGTATTGATGCCTTGTCCACTTTTTTAAGTTTTAGTGCGGGAACAAAAACAATATCAAAAAGCGGAAAGATTGTTGGTGTTCTTACTGATTATGCAAAAGCCGTTCAGGCGACACCTAATGCTTGGTTTATTAGTCAGAATACAGGTGATGCGGTTAATCAAGAAATAATTGAGATTACCAATAAGTTCTACACTGATAATGTAAATCACAATTCAGGTGAGAAAAAGGTTGTAGAAAGAGTTAGTGTGACAAAGGATACAATGATCAATACAAAAGATAAAGCTAAAGTGATATTAAATCAAAGAAGAAAAAATGAAGCAAGAAGACAAGAAGAGCAAAGAAAATTGGATTAA
- a CDS encoding RHS repeat domain-containing protein, with the protein MAYLPFGEVLFEERSSSFSSPNLFNGKELDRETNMTYYSARYLDMKTSLWLNVDPLALYNPVFEHEFYFDGQHNGGVYNSGKNLNVYGYCYQNPVLFVDPNGKQNVAGALTGALIGGVIGGGLDYGKQVYNNYQKGLSFKASLTTNINTRSIVASATEGAINGAVAGFTSGGSLLLSTGKVAVSQAVGGVVGGVAKRKINKEEVFNTEKMLTDGIAGLVSGGISNQLEKKVASRVVAENIGNKVVREVVVKAVKSTVVSGSRALSKIAVKNAEQKIVHPSN; encoded by the coding sequence GTGGCTTACCTGCCCTTTGGTGAAGTTCTGTTTGAGGAGCGTAGTTCCTCGTTTTCGAGTCCTAATCTTTTCAATGGAAAAGAACTCGACAGAGAAACCAATATGACCTATTATAGTGCTAGGTATTTGGATATGAAGACGAGTCTTTGGTTAAATGTCGATCCATTGGCACTTTATAATCCTGTTTTTGAACATGAATTTTATTTTGATGGACAACATAATGGTGGAGTTTATAATTCTGGGAAAAATTTAAACGTTTATGGATATTGTTATCAAAATCCAGTTCTATTTGTTGATCCAAATGGGAAACAGAATGTTGCAGGTGCTTTAACTGGTGCTTTAATTGGAGGTGTCATCGGCGGAGGTCTTGATTATGGAAAACAAGTTTATAATAACTATCAAAAAGGTTTAAGTTTTAAGGCTTCTTTAACGACAAATATTAATACGAGAAGTATTGTTGCTTCTGCTACCGAAGGAGCTATCAATGGAGCCGTAGCAGGATTTACTTCTGGAGGTTCATTGCTTCTCTCAACCGGAAAAGTTGCAGTTTCTCAAGCCGTAGGAGGTGTCGTAGGAGGTGTGGCTAAAAGAAAAATTAATAAGGAAGAGGTTTTTAATACAGAGAAAATGTTAACTGATGGTATAGCTGGATTAGTTAGTGGCGGTATTTCAAATCAATTAGAAAAGAAGGTAGCGTCTAGGGTTGTTGCTGAAAACATTGGTAATAAGGTGGTTCGAGAAGTTGTTGTAAAAGCAGTAAAATCTACTGTTGTATCAGGTAGTAGGGCATTATCTAAAATTGCAGTAAAAAATGCTGAACAAAAAATAGTTCATCCAAGTAATTAA
- a CDS encoding DUF2750 domain-containing protein, producing the protein MDTNKKIENILKLSKKDKYDYFIRKVVDFQLIWGLNNDGWALLGDDLDNQIFPFWPEKELAELCAVDKWSGYNAESIDLNLFLEKWIPGMEKDNIFVSIFYTPQSKGLTVSSEKLGNDINEELEEYE; encoded by the coding sequence GTGGATACAAATAAAAAAATAGAAAATATACTTAAGCTATCTAAAAAAGATAAATATGATTACTTTATTAGAAAGGTTGTTGATTTTCAATTAATATGGGGGCTTAATAATGATGGATGGGCATTATTGGGAGATGATCTTGATAACCAAATATTCCCATTTTGGCCAGAAAAAGAATTAGCAGAATTATGTGCCGTTGATAAATGGTCTGGATATAATGCGGAATCAATTGATTTAAATTTGTTTTTAGAAAAATGGATTCCTGGAATGGAGAAGGATAATATATTTGTAAGTATTTTTTATACACCTCAATCTAAAGGTTTAACAGTCTCTTCTGAAAAATTGGGGAATGATATAAACGAAGAATTAGAAGAGTATGAATAA
- a CDS encoding YbbC/YhhH family protein, producing MKEKILCLILVLAIPLFVSCDSKNKIKSVKIKNCDDCLVTQEETAIKIAEAILFERFSEKKIKEQKPYIVTVKNDSIWVLDGTFNKIGYGGTFHIEISSKNGKIIDVFHYK from the coding sequence ATGAAAGAAAAAATATTATGTTTAATACTTGTGTTAGCAATTCCTCTGTTTGTAAGTTGCGATAGTAAAAATAAAATAAAAAGTGTAAAAATAAAAAATTGTGATGATTGTCTGGTTACACAAGAAGAAACTGCAATAAAGATTGCTGAAGCAATTTTATTTGAAAGGTTTAGTGAAAAAAAAATTAAAGAACAAAAACCATACATTGTGACTGTAAAAAACGATAGTATATGGGTACTAGATGGGACTTTTAATAAAATTGGATACGGAGGAACTTTTCATATTGAAATTTCATCAAAAAACGGTAAAATTATTGATGTATTTCATTATAAATAG